GCTTGCCTGCGCTTCGCATCCGATGGCAGAAGTCATGCAACAATTTGCGCCATCGCACTTCAAAATTGCGTCGCAAATCTCTCCAGAACGTTTTCAACAAATCGCGGATCTTCTTTTCGTTCCGGGGTTCCAAAGCGGTCAATATCGTCATCTTGGCGCAGCGCTGAATCTCGGAACCAATCGAACAATGCTTAATCTCAAAGCATTTGCAGGAGATCGCCTCGTTGATCCTGCATTCGAACTCCTAGTCGCGCTCAATCTCGAACAGATTGAAGTGACACGAGTTCTGGGAACATTGGTGGGGAGCCAAAACACGCTTCCACCTCCAGTGTGTCCTGGGCTTCCCTCGGGAGCAGCAACACCTTCACCAGCAACGCCACCAACACCGGCAAAAGGATCACTTCGCATTGTGGAACTTCCTGGAACCATCCCCCTGTGGTGCGTCCTCAATCCCACGGGAATTCCTGAATATTATACAGGTGGTACGATTCAATCTCTCGATTCTGTCGGATATCAAATTGACAGTCTCAATAATAATGGCACTACTTACGAATGGAGCATCCGTCATCCTGGCTCTCTTTTCATTCAAGCGAGCCAAACCTTTCAATCATCACCGATTACGATGCAGATCACGACCCCCGGTCCTTCTGTCACTTTTGGCGAGGGAAGTGTGAATCCATGGCGCTTTGGTCCGAATGGCGAACAATATACCTTTGGCGATGTTTCCGTTGATCTCGTCGTTCGCGATGCAGCGGGAAACTCGATTGAAACCTCTTCAACCACTATTAACATTGAATATCTGGGCAACAACGCCGGCCAACAACTGCTCACCAGCATGGGAGTGACCGATCCACTGACAAATCGAACAGCGCAACGTCTCGGGCTCTGTTTTGATCCTACTTAGAGTCCATCTCATAAATGTCTTTTCATTTGTTGTCATCCCTGCGGAGGCAGGGATCCAGTGCTTTCAATGTCTTCTGGATTCCCGCCTACGCGGGAATGACAAAAAGCATACTCTCAAAAAGTTAAACCACTATATCAATTGACCTAACGTGGAATCTTTAGCATGAAGATTCTTCGATGAAGAATCCAAAAAATATTATTGTCTACGATCTGGAAACGAAATACGCCTTTAATGATGTTGGCGGCAGACATGCCTTTGAAAAGCTCGGCATCTCTGTCCTGGGGGCTTACGATTACGCAAACAACATGTACACGGTCTATGAAGAACCAGAACTCCATCTCTTCTTTGAGCGTCTTCAACATCGTCCCTTACTTGTTGGTTTTAATAGCAAAAAATTTGATACGCCGATCCTACAAGCTTATTCGCGATTCGATCTGAATAAAACACTTCCGCAACTCGATCTCCTTGAAGAAATGGTTCGCGCGCTCGGTCATCGAGTGAGTCTCGACAGCATTGCAGAAGCCACACTTGGAAAAAAGAAACTTGGGAATGGACTCGATGCCCTTGAATATTTTCGCACAGGGCAGATCAAAAAATTAAAAGCGTATTGTCTGGAAGATGTAAAAATCACGAGAGAGATTTTCGAATATGGCGCGAAGCACCAAGAAGTTTTCTATACTCCAAAATTTGGGACTGAAAAAGGACGCGCTCCTATTTCCTGGAAAATGCTTCATCCTCATGAATGCTTAGAACCAGATCCGCAGAGGAGCCTCTTTTAATGTCAGAACTTTATGATGTCATTATTATCGGAGGAGGAAGCGCTGGAAGTGTGGCAGCCACCTTTCTTGCTGCGCATCGATGGAAAACCCTGCTCCTCGATAAGAACATCGACGAAGGATATCTCGCAAGCTTAGGCCATATCCATTTTTTCCCGGGCCTTCTTGAATCCATTACAGGGCATGAACTCACAACTCGCCTCCATCAACAAGCACATACTGCGGGTGCCATCTTCACACCGGCAACCGTGACTTCAGTCATGCTGAAAAGTTCTCCTTTTGAAATCCAAAAAGAGGACGGCAAACAAGAACAGACAAAAGCTCTTCTTCTGACAACGGGCGCAGCTTCACGCACTCACTTCGCACCAGGAGAAAAAGAACTTCGTGGCAAAGGTGTTTATTATGATGCGCTCTTGGATGGGCCCTCTGTTCAAGGAAAAACAATGGCAGTGGTCGGAAAATCAGCTCACAGCGCAGAAGAGGCGATTCTTCTCGCACGATTTGCTTCAACCTTATACTTTATTATTCCTTCGTCGAAACTCGATATTCCCGATCATCTTTTTCATCTTCTCGAAAAAAAATCGAATATAGAATTTCTTTTTTCAACAAGTCTCAAAAGCATTGAAGGAAAAGATCAAGTTGAAGGCATCACGGTTTTAAGCGCAGGAGCAGAAAAAGGAATCGCGATCGATGCAGTTTTTTCTTATCTCTCTGACTATCAGACAACTCACTCTTACCTTGAAGGAACAGTAGAACTTGCCGACAACAAAACAGTTCTGGTTGATACGACAATGAGCACTTCCATCAAAGGAGTGTTTGCTGCTGGCGATATCCTCTGCGGGCAACCACAAATTCCAACGGTCGCTGCAGCACAGGGAATCATCGCTGCAATCAATATCGATCATTTTTTGAGATCCCTGTAGATTGTAAATCACTTCTTTTTTGAAATGTATTCCGTAACCGCTTCAAAAATCTCTTGTGCTGTGGAAAGAGCTTCTTTTGCTTCTTGTTTATTTGGCGGACCAGAAGCTTTCATACCAGGAGCAGCATCAGGATAGCGCAGAGGAATATAGTAACCATCGATCACCGAAAGCATTTCTTTCCATTTCCTAAGATTCAGCTCGGAAAACAATGAAGAGAGTTCGCGAAGACTATGTGTTTTCGGATAGGCCTTGCCTAAAAAAACAAGCGCGCCTTTCAGTGATTTTTCAATGCTCTGTTGAGAAAGAAAACAGACCTGTGCATGAAAACCTTCACGTAAACCGATTTCAGCAAATTGAAGATCATCTTCTGCTTTGTCCATCCATGCTTCATACCGTGCATTCATAAAGGATTTTTCCCTTTTTGAGAATCTCTTCTTTGAGAAAATTATTTTCTGAAAGTTCTTTGTTGAATTCTTCTGGAGTCCAAATGACATAATCAACTCCAACATCCGTATTTTCAGAAAGAATGGGCGCTAGTTCTTTCACACGATCCCAATAACGCTTCGGAATATTTTTTTTGACAATGCAGAGGTCAACATCACTTGAAGGTGTCACACGTCCTGTAGGGAGAGATCCAAATAAGATTATTTTTTCTGGATGATACTCTTTTTTTAATACTCGTAGAAGTTTTTGAACATTTTTCTCTAGCTTCATCCGTCGCATCTCTCGTGACACAATACTTTTTAATTCCTCCATATAAGGATATGTTTCGTCGAACTGATAATATTTCAACATCCCTTTTCGTACACTTTTTAAGATGCGATTTTTTTCGAGCTTTGTTAACTGTCGCTGAAGTGAACCTACCGCTTGTGAAGTGAGGTCTGCAATTTCTCGAAGGTAAAAATTTTCCCCTGGTCGTGAAAAAAAGAGAAAAAGGACCTTCTGGATCCCTTCTGATGGAAAGAAGAATTGTTCCATATATGCATACAATTGTATGCATAATGAGTACAATGTCAAAGTTTTTCTGGATGCTGTAATTGTTCAATAATATGATTCACAAAGCGTCCGGCATCAGCGCCGTCGATCAAGCGATGATCAAAGGTGAGCGAAAGCGGAGCATCTTTGCCGATCACAATTTTTCCACTACGAACAACCGGTACTTCGCGAATTTTTCCAATCGCAAGAATCGCTGACTGCGGATAATTCATAATCGGTGTGGCAAAGATTCCGCCCACGGCACCGACATTGGAAATCGTGAAACTGCCGCCGCGCATCTCTTCAAGAGAAATTGCGCGAGTGCGCGCACGTTCCGAAATCCCCTTCAAATCTGCGCCGAGTTGATCCAACGATTTTTTATCGGCATCTTTAATCACCGGAACCATGAGTCCATTTTCCGTATCCACCGCAATGCCGATATTATAGTACTTCATATAGACAATCTGACTTGCCGCTTCATCAAGTACAGCATTGATCTGCGGATATTGTTTCAACGCACTCACCACGGCTTTGATGAAAAAAGGCATATAGGTGATTTTTTGTTTTTGACGAAATTTTTCAACTGCATCCATATCTGCAACATCAAAATGAGTTACCAGCGGCGCGGAAGTCGTGGTCTTCAATAAACGTTCCGCAATACTTTTGCGCACTCCTTGAAAGGGCTCTTTTACGACTGGTCCATATTTCTCCAGGCCTGCGGCCATTCCTGGTGAAGATGCGGTTGACGTTGCAGAAACTTTTTCTGTTCCTTTTGAGGTTGAGGCTCGTTTGACATCCTCTTCCGTAATTCTTCCTCCAGGCCCAGACCCTTCCAGCGTATCGAGATCAACACCGAGCTCTTTTGCAAGCTGACGAATACGGGGCATCACCGGTGCTGCTGATTTTTGCGTCTGAGATGTTGTCGAAGAAATTGAACGCCGAACAGGAGAGGACGGAGTCCCAAACGAAAGTTCTTCAGCAATAGCTCCCACAACAGTTGGAGCTTTCGCTCTTTCTGCATCTGGCGCTGTTTCTGTGGTTATTATTGTGGGACCTGTCCCATCATCGAAAGAGACAATGACTTGTCCGACTTTGATGGTTTGATTTTCTTGCGCATGAAGCTTCAGCACCTTTCCTGTTTTTGGAGATGGAACTTCGACGATTGCTTTGTCGGTCTCGACTTCAGCAAGGACCTGGTCTTCTTTCACCATGTCGCCCTCTTTCACGCGCCATTTGACGAGAAGCCCTTCGGCAATGCCTTCGCCGACATCAGGAAATTTAAAATCGAATGCCATCTGTTGCCTCCGTCCTATCCGTGTTCCATCACTTTTCTAATTGCATGTACAAGTCGCGCTTCACTTGGAAGTTGCATCATCTCACCTTTGGGAAGCGGCATGGTAATATCATAACCGGTCACCCGTTCAAGAGGTGCTTTCAAAGAAAACATCTCTTTTTCTGCGCACAGCGCTGCAATTTCAGCTCCAAGTCCACAAAAACGAGCAGCTTCATGCAGCACAATTAATCGACCGGTCTTTCTGACCGATTCCAAAATCATCTCTTCATCAAGCGGAACAATGGAGCGAATATCAATGACTTCAATGCTCACTCCTTCTGCCGTAAAACTTTTCGCAACATTCGCTGCCAGATGCCGCATAAATCCCCAAGTGACGATGGTGACATCTGTTCCTTCGCAAACACGTTCCCCTTTTCCGATGGGGACCGTATAAAATCCATCAGGAACTTCATCTTTTACCGCACGATAAATGCGTTTGTGTTCCAGAAAAATAACAGGATCGGGATCTTCAATGGCAGCGAGCAAAAGTCCTTTGGTATCGTGTGGTGTAGATGGCATCACAATTTTTAAACCGGGAATGTGCGCATACGTCGCTTCGAAACTATCGGAGTGAAGTTCTGGTGCATGAATCCCGCCACCACAGGGCATGCGCACGACCATCGGCACGGTCCAACGTCCCCGCGTGCGATTGCGCATACGCGCAGCATGCGCCATCAGTTGATTGTGACAGAGAAAATCAAATCCCATAAATTGAATTTCAGCAACGGGCTTGAGTCCATAGATCGCCATGCCAATAGCCATACCGACAATACCGGCTTCAGCAAGGGGTGTGTCCATCACGCGATCTTTTCCAAATTTTTTCTGCAGCCCTGCTGTAGCACGAAAAACGCCGCCGAGCTTCCCCACATCTTCTCCCAGAACAATAACACGCTCGTCACGACTCATTGCCACTTGGAGGGCATCAGTAATAGCTTCGATATTCGATCGCTTTGGCACCGCTGACTCTCTTTTCTTTAATGATAATTTTCTTCATGAACTTCAGAAGCAAAAACTTTTGCGTCTTCTAATTGCTCACGGAGTCGCGGAGAAGTTTCGGCAAACGTAAAATTAAAAATCTCTTCGGGTGTCGGCTTGGCATAGGTTTCAAAAGCATGTACAGTCTCTTCTACAAAGACTTGCGCTTGTTGTTGAATTTCTTCGTCATCTTTTTTCTGCCAAAGCCCTTTCTTCTCTAAAAAACGTCTCAGGCGCAACACGCCATCTTTTTCTTTCCACATGGCCACATCTTCAGCACATTGATAGATGCTCGCATCATCGGCGGTTGTATGATCGCAGAGTCGATAGGTTACGGCTTCGATAAAAGTTGGTCCCTCACCACAACGCGCTTTCTCTAACGCTTCGGTCATCACCTGATACATCGCGAGAATATCCATCCCATCCACCGCAATGCCGTGAAATCCATATCCAAATGCTTTCTCCGCAAGCGTCTGCGACGCTGTCTGCATTTCCCGTGACACAGAAATAGCCCACTGGTTATTCGTGCAAAGAAAAACAACAGGCGCTTTGTAGACACCTGCAAAGTTCATGGCTTCGTGAAACTCCCCTTCTGACGTCGCTCCGTCACCAAAAGTTGCCACCACCGCGAGATTTTCTTTGCGAAGTTTCGCTCCCCAACCAATCCCAACAGCGTGTGGCAGATGCGACGCAATCGGAATAGAAAAAGGGAGAACGTTTGCCTCTTGTGGAAAGTGACTTCCCATCTCGTTTCCGAACCAAAAAAGTAAAACTTGATAAAAAGGAACGCCGCGAAGATGGGCCAGCGCTCCTTCACGATACGAAGGGACGAGCCAGTCTTGTGGTTTCATGGCATGCGCAGCGCTCACTTGAATTGCTTCATGTCCTTTAATTTGTGGATAGGTATTGAGTCGACCTTGGCGTTGAAGATTGAACGCTTTGTCATCAATCGCACGCAGTCGCACCATGTCACGATAAAACTGTTTGAGCATCGCATCAGAAGGGAGGGTCGCCCCTTTGGCGAGCACACCCTTTTCATCTAGGACTTGATAGATTTTTCCTTCACGTGGATCGTACTGTCCAAAAATCATAGCTGCTCCTGAGAGAAAAGTAGCCCTTTCCATCGAAAATAGCGGCATTTGTCAATGATGTCGTCTGACACAGAAAGTTATACTTTCAACACAATCTTCCCGAACAGATCACGAGAAAGCATTTTCTGATTACACCTTGTTCCAGGAACGAACATAGGAATTCTTGAAGGAAAATGTTTCTTCGCCACCATAGACACATTCCCCGAGAGGTTCGTCTTTTTGTTTCAATCCTTGAAGTTTCTGAAATGTATCGATCGGTTTCAAAAAACTCGGATCGAATGTTTCAGCAGATTTAATGGTAATCGGATACAAGACCGTTCCCTGGTCAATGATGAGGTCCACTTCATTTCCTTTGGTATCGCGCCAAAAATAAAGCGGTGGCTCGAGACCACGATGATAATATGATTTCATCCATTCTGAGATAATCCAATTTTCAAAAATAAAACCGCGCAAAGGATGTGTCTCAAGCGTTTCCGCTGTCTGTATTTTGAGCAGATAACAGAGAAGTCCCGTATCAAAAAAATAGAGTTTTGGTGATTTGATCATACGCTTATTGAAATTTCGAAAATGAGGTTGAAGCGTAAAACAGAGAAAGCTCATTTTCAGAAGAGAAAGCCAGGCATTAGCTGTCGGCTGAGAAACACCGCAATCATTCCCAAGCGAAGAGAGATTCAAAAGTTGTCCGACACGACCAGCGCAGAGCCTGACAAAACGATCAAAGAGATCAACATCGCCAATGTTCATGAGAGTACGCACATCTCGTTCAACGTAGGTTTCATAATACTGCTGAAGCCATTGCTGAGGAGCGAGTTGTTTATCGTAAATACGGGGATAGCCACCAGTAAAGAGTTGTGTCTCGAGTGAACGTTTTTGTGTTGAATGCGTCTGTTGTTTTTCTTTTACTATCAGTTCACCTCCGATTGGGATTTCTGATTTTTCATTCTCAAGTTCTCGTCTTGAAAAAGGGAGAAGCTTTGCAATCACGGTTCTCCCAGCCAAAGACTGTGTGATCTTTTCCATCAGGAGCAATTGATGAGAACCGGTCAGAACAAATTTTCGTGTTGATGCCGGTTCGTCAACGAGCGTTTGAATATAAGAGAGGAGTTCAGGAGCACGCTGAACTTCGTCAAGAACTAAAGGTCCTGAATGAAGACGAAAAAAACCCCGTGGATCTTCGATGGCACGACGACGCTGATCGACATCTTCTAATGATACATAGGCATAGGAAGGAAAAACCATCCGGCATAACGTCGACTTGCCTGATTGCCGTGGTCCAATAAGAGTGATCACTGGATATTTTTGAGCGTTTTCAGCTATATAATGAGCCAAATGTCGTTTATACATACATGAATATACTAGATTTTTTGTTTATTGGTGTCAATTGAAAGTTTAACTTTCAATTAGACCACAATATGACCAATAACTGACAGTTAGTTATTGGTCATCAGGTCATCATGACGATGTTATAAATACACAACTTCTTTTTTCATTTCTCGATAAGGAACATGAAAGTGAGGATTTATGGCATCGTCTGGCTCCGTGAATGTGATTGCTCTGAAAAATCATCTTGAAGAGATTGTGCATGAAAGCGGTGGTCATCCGCTGGATGAAGGATATCAGCAAGGCAGACTCATTGTAGATATTGCGCTTAGCGATGGTAATCCTGAGTTTTCACTCGTGGAACAAACAAAGTTCGGATCAGAGTATGCGACAGTAGCTCGTTGGATTGACAGTGAAACTTTTCGTCATGATATCAATCCTGCAAGTCAAGCAAGCTTAGAGCGTCGAGTAAATGCTTTGGCAGAGAAAGCTCTCAAGGCTTTACACCAAAGCAATGATCCCGAGATTCAACGAGCTTTGGCATTGGCAGAAGGCATTACCGAAGTTATTCAAGCTCACGGTGATGTTGAAGCCTATCTTGAACACATGACGCCTGAAACAAAAATTCCTTCTTTTCTTGGTTCGCTCTTTGAACTCCCACAACCTCTCACCAATCAACTGCCAACAAATTTGATGTGGATCGATCCTTCAGCTGAAAGAATTCTTCCCAATGCTGATATT
The Deltaproteobacteria bacterium RIFCSPHIGHO2_02_FULL_44_16 DNA segment above includes these coding regions:
- a CDS encoding 2-oxoisovalerate dehydrogenase — encoded protein: MSRDERVIVLGEDVGKLGGVFRATAGLQKKFGKDRVMDTPLAEAGIVGMAIGMAIYGLKPVAEIQFMGFDFLCHNQLMAHAARMRNRTRGRWTVPMVVRMPCGGGIHAPELHSDSFEATYAHIPGLKIVMPSTPHDTKGLLLAAIEDPDPVIFLEHKRIYRAVKDEVPDGFYTVPIGKGERVCEGTDVTIVTWGFMRHLAANVAKSFTAEGVSIEVIDIRSIVPLDEEMILESVRKTGRLIVLHEAARFCGLGAEIAALCAEKEMFSLKAPLERVTGYDITMPLPKGEMMQLPSEARLVHAIRKVMEHG
- a CDS encoding pyruvate dehydrogenase (acetyl-transferring) E1 component subunit alpha is translated as MIFGQYDPREGKIYQVLDEKGVLAKGATLPSDAMLKQFYRDMVRLRAIDDKAFNLQRQGRLNTYPQIKGHEAIQVSAAHAMKPQDWLVPSYREGALAHLRGVPFYQVLLFWFGNEMGSHFPQEANVLPFSIPIASHLPHAVGIGWGAKLRKENLAVVATFGDGATSEGEFHEAMNFAGVYKAPVVFLCTNNQWAISVSREMQTASQTLAEKAFGYGFHGIAVDGMDILAMYQVMTEALEKARCGEGPTFIEAVTYRLCDHTTADDASIYQCAEDVAMWKEKDGVLRLRRFLEKKGLWQKKDDEEIQQQAQVFVEETVHAFETYAKPTPEEIFNFTFAETSPRLREQLEDAKVFASEVHEENYH